The Acidianus infernus genome window below encodes:
- a CDS encoding 3,4-dihydroxy-2-butanone-4-phosphate synthase, producing MIPKEEIRKNLEDGLPILIYDFDGREEETDMMFYAGVIDWKKIYILRKEAGGLICYATGSEEGKKLGLKFQTDILLNSEYKQLVKLPQYGDKPAFSLWVNHVNTRTGISDNDRALTILKLHEIISELKEDEKSAVKRFYTEFYAPGHVPILLSRGIGERHGHTELSTTLAEYVGLERSVVIAEMLDEGKSLSKEKVIKYARNMGFLLIEGKEILKEVIA from the coding sequence ATGATACCTAAAGAAGAAATAAGGAAAAACTTGGAAGACGGTTTGCCAATACTAATATACGACTTCGATGGAAGAGAAGAGGAAACGGACATGATGTTTTATGCAGGCGTAATAGATTGGAAAAAAATCTATATATTAAGAAAAGAAGCGGGAGGACTAATTTGCTACGCTACTGGTAGTGAAGAAGGTAAAAAACTTGGTTTAAAATTTCAGACAGATATCCTATTAAATTCTGAGTATAAGCAATTAGTTAAATTACCTCAGTATGGAGATAAGCCAGCATTCTCATTATGGGTAAATCACGTCAATACAAGAACTGGCATTTCAGATAATGATAGAGCATTAACTATTCTTAAGCTTCATGAAATTATATCTGAGTTAAAGGAAGATGAAAAAAGTGCAGTGAAAAGATTTTATACAGAATTCTACGCTCCAGGGCACGTTCCAATTTTATTATCCAGAGGAATAGGAGAAAGACACGGACATACGGAACTCTCAACTACACTCGCAGAATACGTTGGCCTTGAAAGGAGCGTAGTAATAGCTGAAATGCTTGACGAGGGAAAAAGTTTGAGCAAAGAAAAAGTTATAAAATATGCAAGAAATATGGGATTCTTATTAATAGAAGGTAAGGAAATTCTAAAAGAGGTGATAGCATAA